The following coding sequences lie in one Nitrospirota bacterium genomic window:
- a CDS encoding PLP-dependent aminotransferase family protein, with product MGTIFSDRMSDVPRSFIREILKVAVDESIISFAGGLPNRNLFPVEEMKAATNRLFDECGKDVLQYSSSEGDRELRQWIADRYKEKKGLTIHPDHILITTGSQQGLDLLGKTFLNEGDDVAIEEPGYLGAIQAFSIYKSTFHPVPVDENGIDLAALQQALNGSRIKLFYCVPNFQNPSGISYSEENRRSVARLFEGKQTMLVEDDPYGELRFRGAERPSFYELMPRSTVLLGSFSKIVAPSFRIGWIVAGDEVMEKLIIAKQASDLHTNYFGQRAILRYLKDNDIDAHIELISKAYGRQRDAMVSAMQDYFPAGVTYTKPEGGMFLWGALPEALSAMEVFKRAIEHKVAFVPGDPFYVNRKDVNTLRLNYSSVDEETIVTGIKRLAEVLKTLI from the coding sequence ATGGGAACCATTTTTTCAGACAGGATGTCGGATGTCCCGCGGTCATTCATCAGGGAGATCCTGAAGGTGGCGGTGGATGAGTCGATCATCTCTTTTGCGGGAGGGTTGCCGAACAGGAACCTCTTCCCCGTGGAGGAGATGAAGGCCGCGACCAACAGGCTCTTCGACGAATGCGGCAAGGACGTATTGCAGTACAGCTCCTCGGAGGGGGACAGGGAGCTGCGGCAGTGGATTGCCGACAGGTACAAGGAGAAGAAAGGGCTCACGATTCATCCGGACCATATCCTGATCACCACCGGGTCGCAGCAGGGGCTCGATCTGCTCGGGAAGACCTTTCTCAATGAGGGGGACGACGTTGCTATCGAAGAGCCGGGATATTTGGGCGCGATTCAGGCCTTCTCCATTTACAAGTCGACCTTCCATCCGGTCCCGGTGGACGAGAACGGGATCGACCTCGCCGCACTGCAGCAGGCGTTGAACGGCTCCCGGATAAAGCTGTTCTACTGCGTGCCGAACTTCCAGAACCCCTCGGGAATAAGCTACTCCGAGGAGAATCGCAGGAGCGTCGCCCGCCTCTTCGAGGGGAAGCAGACCATGCTGGTCGAGGACGACCCCTACGGCGAGCTGCGTTTCCGGGGAGCGGAGAGACCGTCGTTCTACGAGCTCATGCCGCGCAGTACCGTGCTGCTCGGCTCCTTTTCGAAGATCGTTGCGCCGTCGTTCCGCATAGGCTGGATCGTGGCCGGAGATGAGGTTATGGAGAAGCTGATCATCGCGAAACAGGCTTCCGACCTCCATACCAACTACTTCGGGCAGCGGGCGATCCTCCGGTACCTGAAAGACAACGACATCGATGCGCATATCGAGCTGATCAGCAAGGCCTATGGAAGGCAGCGGGATGCCATGGTCTCGGCGATGCAGGATTATTTCCCTGCCGGGGTGACCTACACGAAGCCCGAGGGAGGGATGTTTCTCTGGGGAGCCCTGCCGGAAGCGCTTTCGGCAATGGAGGTCTTCAAGAGGGCTATCGAGCACAAGGTCGCCTTTGTGCCGGGCGATCCCTTTTACGTGAACAGGAAAGACGTGAATACCCTGCGGCTGAACTACTCGAGCGTGGATGAAGAGACGATCGTGACCGGCATAAAGAGGCTGGCCGAGGTGCTGAAAACGCTCATCTAG
- a CDS encoding efflux RND transporter periplasmic adaptor subunit, with product MKRRVIFTLIGLVMLVAVLVAVKAMQIGAMIDQGKKFVPPAEAVTSAAVTADSWEASLTAVGTLNAVQGVTVAAEVPGKVVRISFEAGTPVRKGDILIRQDTSSEEAQLPGAVAQAELARANLERAQLLLTKEYISRADFDSAVANAAQAKAQVENLRVAIAKKTISAPFSGQLGIRLVNVGQILREGDPVVTLQSLDPIYVDFTLPQQQVPQLRLGLPVRVTSDALPGVMVEGRITAMNPNVDAETRTIKAQATVANRAGQLRPGMFVTVSVGLPARQKVLTIPATAVLYAPYGDSVFVIEAQKDGKGGSVARQQFVRLGEKRGDFVAVTSGLKEGETVVSTGVFKLRNGQPVAVDNKLAPSFQQQPAPENN from the coding sequence GTGAAGAGACGCGTAATCTTCACCCTCATCGGCCTGGTCATGCTCGTCGCCGTTCTGGTCGCTGTCAAGGCCATGCAGATCGGTGCGATGATCGACCAGGGCAAGAAGTTCGTCCCGCCCGCAGAGGCGGTCACCTCCGCAGCGGTAACCGCCGATTCGTGGGAGGCCTCCCTCACCGCGGTCGGCACGCTCAATGCGGTGCAGGGGGTCACCGTGGCCGCCGAAGTGCCGGGCAAAGTGGTCCGGATATCCTTCGAGGCGGGCACGCCGGTGAGGAAGGGCGATATCCTGATCCGCCAGGACACCTCCTCCGAAGAAGCCCAGCTCCCCGGCGCCGTTGCACAGGCCGAGCTGGCCCGGGCAAACCTCGAAAGGGCGCAGCTGCTGCTGACCAAGGAGTATATCTCCCGCGCCGACTTCGATAGTGCCGTAGCGAATGCGGCGCAGGCAAAGGCGCAGGTCGAAAACCTCAGGGTCGCCATCGCTAAAAAGACGATCAGTGCCCCGTTCAGCGGGCAGCTCGGCATCCGTCTGGTCAACGTAGGGCAGATCCTCCGGGAAGGAGACCCTGTCGTCACCCTGCAGTCGCTCGACCCGATCTATGTCGACTTCACCCTTCCCCAGCAGCAGGTTCCGCAGCTCCGCCTCGGGCTCCCTGTGCGGGTGACGAGCGACGCCCTGCCCGGTGTGATGGTCGAAGGACGTATCACTGCAATGAACCCGAACGTCGATGCCGAAACCCGCACCATCAAGGCACAGGCAACGGTGGCCAACCGTGCCGGGCAGCTTCGCCCCGGCATGTTCGTTACGGTCTCGGTCGGACTGCCGGCCAGGCAGAAGGTGTTGACAATCCCTGCTACCGCGGTCCTCTATGCTCCATACGGCGACTCGGTCTTCGTGATCGAGGCACAGAAGGACGGAAAGGGAGGGAGCGTAGCGCGCCAGCAGTTCGTACGGCTGGGAGAGAAGCGCGGAGACTTCGTGGCGGTCACGAGCGGGCTCAAGGAGGGGGAGACGGTCGTAAGCACAGGGGTATTCAAGCTGCGCAACGGCCAGCCGGTTGCGGTCGACAACAAGCTCGCGCCCTCCTTTCAGCAGCAGCCCGCTCCGGAGAACAACTGA
- a CDS encoding efflux RND transporter permease subunit has translation MKITDLFIRRPVLALVVNLLIIIAGLQAIRALNVRQYPQTENAAVTVTTVYVGASAELVRGFVTTPLERAIAAADGIEYMESQSSLGLSTIKVRLKLNYDATKALAEISSKVDQVRRDLPPEAEVPVINIESADSQFASAYLSFSSGMLQQNEITEYLVRIVQPRLSAIEGVQRADILGARTFAMRIWLKPERMAALNISPAQVRSALAANNFLAALGQSKGAFIQVNLTANTNLTTIDEFKRLAVREQNGAIVRLGEIADIVLGAEDYNAEVRFSGQTAVFIGVWPLPNANSVDVIKRVRTEMAAIQRDLPSGLQARVAYDATDYITSAIREVLKTLGDTLLIVVVVIFLFLGSFRSVFIPVVAIPVSLIGAVFLMQAFGFTVNLLTLLAIVLSVGLVVDDAIVVVENVERHLRKGRSAFEAALLGARELVGPIIAMTITLAAVYLPIGLQGGLTGSLFREFAFTLAGAVTISGVVALTLSPVMSARLLKPGLEEHGLAGRISRDFERLRNAYGRLLDMTLRARPAVYMVWGVVSLLTVPLFTMSARELAPTEDQGVIFGIMDAAANSTLDQNSRYAAAVNQAFLSVPETDFTFQITFPNSGFGGMVVKPWDERERNIFRILPDVQQKLQKIPGIQIFPVTPPALPGGGQFPVEFIIASTAETGQILELARQVQLKAIQSGIFYFPPLIDVKIDQPQSEFVIDRDKVAALGLSLEQVGADMGIMVGGDFVNRFDISGRSYKVIPQIQRSGRLNPEQLQNVHVTGPNGKLIPLGTIATLRDSVVPRSLNRFQQLNAVKISGVAVRPLDEALRFLEDEAAKVLPKGYVLDYTGESRQLRTEGNKFLPAFALAVILIFLVLAAQFNSFRDPFVILAGSVPLAMFGALLFTFLKMPDPNVPFWTHGWTTTLNIYSQVGLVTLVGLVSKNGILIVEFANQLQLQGRTKLEAVREAALTRLRPILMTSAATIAGHFPLTLVTGPGAAARNSIGLVLVGGMFVGTLFTLFVVPAIYMLIARDHARDRERDALVAPDTSSPL, from the coding sequence ATGAAGATTACCGACCTCTTCATCCGCCGCCCGGTGCTCGCCCTCGTGGTCAACCTGCTCATCATCATCGCCGGCCTCCAGGCGATCCGCGCGCTCAATGTACGCCAGTACCCCCAGACCGAGAATGCGGCGGTGACCGTAACCACCGTCTATGTCGGCGCCAGCGCCGAGCTGGTGCGCGGCTTCGTCACCACGCCGCTCGAGCGGGCTATCGCTGCAGCGGACGGCATCGAGTACATGGAGTCGCAGAGCAGCCTCGGGCTCTCGACCATCAAAGTGCGCCTCAAGCTCAACTACGACGCGACCAAGGCGCTCGCCGAGATCAGCTCCAAAGTGGACCAGGTGCGCCGCGACCTCCCTCCCGAGGCCGAAGTCCCGGTGATCAACATCGAATCTGCCGACAGCCAGTTCGCCTCGGCGTATCTCAGTTTCTCCTCGGGCATGCTGCAGCAGAACGAGATCACCGAGTACCTGGTGCGCATCGTGCAGCCCCGCCTCTCCGCCATAGAAGGGGTGCAGCGGGCCGATATCCTCGGCGCCCGCACCTTCGCCATGCGCATCTGGCTCAAGCCCGAGCGGATGGCCGCCCTCAATATCAGCCCCGCGCAGGTGCGGAGCGCGCTGGCTGCGAACAACTTCCTCGCCGCCCTCGGCCAGAGCAAGGGCGCCTTCATTCAAGTCAACCTGACCGCCAATACCAACCTGACCACCATCGACGAGTTCAAGCGGCTCGCGGTGCGCGAGCAGAACGGCGCCATCGTGCGGCTCGGGGAGATCGCCGACATCGTGCTGGGAGCCGAGGACTATAATGCCGAGGTCCGCTTCTCGGGCCAGACAGCGGTCTTCATCGGGGTATGGCCGCTCCCCAATGCCAACTCCGTCGATGTCATCAAGCGGGTGCGGACCGAGATGGCGGCGATTCAACGCGACCTGCCGAGCGGCTTGCAGGCGCGCGTCGCCTATGACGCCACCGACTACATCACCAGCGCCATCCGCGAAGTTTTGAAGACCCTCGGCGACACGCTCTTGATCGTCGTCGTCGTCATCTTCCTCTTCCTCGGCTCGTTCCGCTCGGTCTTCATCCCGGTCGTGGCGATCCCGGTCTCGCTCATCGGCGCGGTCTTCCTCATGCAGGCCTTCGGCTTCACCGTGAACCTGCTCACGCTCCTGGCGATCGTGCTCTCGGTCGGCCTCGTGGTCGACGACGCCATCGTCGTCGTCGAGAATGTCGAGCGCCACCTGAGGAAGGGGAGGTCCGCTTTCGAGGCAGCCCTGCTCGGCGCGCGCGAGCTGGTGGGGCCGATCATCGCCATGACCATCACCCTGGCGGCGGTCTATCTGCCGATCGGCCTGCAGGGAGGGCTCACCGGCTCGCTCTTCCGCGAGTTCGCCTTTACCCTTGCCGGCGCGGTCACGATCTCGGGCGTCGTAGCCCTCACCCTGTCGCCGGTCATGTCTGCCAGACTGCTCAAGCCAGGCCTCGAGGAGCACGGCCTCGCCGGCCGCATCTCCCGCGATTTCGAGCGGCTGAGGAACGCCTACGGCCGCTTGCTCGACATGACCCTGAGGGCTCGGCCTGCCGTGTATATGGTCTGGGGCGTAGTAAGCCTGCTCACCGTACCGCTGTTCACCATGTCAGCCAGGGAGCTGGCGCCGACCGAGGACCAGGGGGTCATCTTCGGCATCATGGACGCTGCGGCCAACTCGACCCTCGACCAGAACAGCCGCTATGCCGCGGCGGTCAATCAGGCGTTCCTGAGCGTTCCCGAGACCGACTTCACCTTCCAGATCACCTTTCCCAATTCAGGCTTCGGCGGCATGGTGGTCAAGCCGTGGGACGAGCGGGAGCGGAACATCTTCCGTATCCTCCCGGACGTTCAACAGAAGCTCCAGAAGATACCCGGCATCCAGATATTCCCGGTCACGCCCCCGGCGCTCCCGGGAGGAGGGCAGTTCCCGGTCGAGTTCATTATCGCCTCTACGGCGGAGACCGGGCAGATCCTCGAGCTCGCCCGCCAGGTGCAGCTGAAGGCGATACAGAGCGGCATCTTCTATTTTCCTCCGCTGATCGATGTCAAGATCGACCAGCCCCAGTCGGAGTTCGTCATCGACCGCGACAAGGTGGCGGCCCTGGGGCTGAGCCTCGAGCAGGTCGGCGCCGACATGGGGATCATGGTGGGCGGCGATTTCGTCAACCGTTTCGACATCTCGGGCCGCAGCTACAAAGTCATCCCGCAGATCCAGCGGAGCGGCCGCCTCAACCCGGAACAGCTCCAGAATGTCCATGTCACCGGTCCCAACGGCAAGCTGATCCCCCTCGGCACGATCGCCACGCTGCGCGATTCGGTCGTGCCCCGTTCGCTCAACCGCTTCCAGCAGCTCAATGCGGTCAAGATCAGCGGCGTAGCGGTGCGGCCTCTCGACGAGGCCCTCCGCTTCCTCGAGGACGAAGCTGCGAAGGTCCTGCCGAAGGGGTATGTCCTCGACTACACCGGCGAGTCGCGCCAGCTGCGTACTGAAGGGAACAAGTTCCTTCCCGCCTTCGCCCTTGCCGTGATCCTGATATTCCTCGTGCTCGCTGCACAGTTCAACAGCTTCCGCGACCCCTTCGTTATACTGGCCGGCTCGGTGCCGCTCGCGATGTTCGGCGCGCTGCTCTTCACCTTCCTGAAGATGCCGGACCCCAATGTCCCCTTCTGGACCCACGGCTGGACCACCACGCTCAACATCTATTCGCAGGTGGGGCTCGTGACCCTGGTCGGGCTGGTATCCAAGAACGGCATCCTGATCGTCGAGTTCGCCAACCAGCTGCAGCTCCAGGGCCGGACCAAGCTGGAGGCGGTGCGCGAGGCTGCCCTGACCCGTCTGCGGCCGATCCTGATGACGAGCGCCGCTACCATCGCCGGCCACTTCCCGCTCACCCTCGTCACCGGGCCCGGCGCCGCTGCCCGCAACTCGATCGGTCTCGTGCTGGTGGGCGGCATGTTCGTCGGCACCCTCTTCACCCTCTTCGTCGTCCCCGCGATCTACATGCTCATAGCCCGCGATCATGCGAGGGACCGCGAGCGCGACGCCCTTGTCGCGCCGGACACCTCATCCCCTCTGTAA
- a CDS encoding lytic transglycosylase domain-containing protein, which translates to MKPMSAVKVFLSVLLMLAVMAVPSHSNTDADISAAIASFVTGDAEGEAVYAEIIEKTQQYEVGHLLFDSYHLLTKRIRTSFGGWLQKSQEHIEMIREIFREKGLPLELAYLPLIESGFSPYAVSPAKAVGLWQFVEGTARDYSLRIDEHVDERRDPERSTRAAADYLVDLYDIFGSWSLALAAYNAGQNRIIRIIDTHGDIYRSSSTPLETKRYVPLFVIATAIAKAPERFGFVISKAVKKETRQVIVSRATALRTLAHRHKTTAKVLKELNPALLTEKTPPYAYALRIPAAMPLKEGIGTRESAAVASYDWTMRRCRFTFGAPFRDIE; encoded by the coding sequence TTCTCATGCTCGCCGTCATGGCTGTTCCCTCGCACAGCAACACCGATGCGGACATCAGCGCTGCCATCGCCTCTTTTGTGACGGGCGATGCCGAGGGCGAGGCGGTGTATGCCGAAATCATCGAAAAGACGCAGCAGTACGAGGTCGGCCATCTCTTGTTCGATTCCTACCACCTGCTCACGAAAAGAATCCGGACGAGCTTCGGCGGATGGCTCCAGAAATCGCAGGAGCATATCGAGATGATAAGGGAGATCTTCAGGGAGAAAGGCCTGCCCCTGGAGCTCGCCTATCTCCCCCTGATAGAGTCGGGGTTCTCTCCGTACGCCGTCAGCCCGGCGAAGGCGGTGGGTCTGTGGCAGTTCGTCGAAGGGACCGCCAGGGACTATAGCCTGCGCATCGATGAGCATGTCGACGAGCGCAGGGACCCCGAGAGATCGACGAGGGCGGCAGCGGACTACCTGGTCGACCTCTACGACATCTTCGGCTCCTGGAGCCTCGCCCTCGCGGCCTATAACGCGGGGCAGAACAGGATCATCAGGATCATCGATACGCACGGCGATATCTACCGGAGCAGCAGCACGCCCCTCGAGACAAAGCGCTATGTGCCCTTGTTCGTCATTGCGACAGCGATCGCGAAGGCGCCCGAACGGTTCGGGTTCGTCATCAGCAAGGCCGTGAAAAAAGAGACGCGACAAGTGATCGTCTCCAGGGCGACAGCGCTGCGCACGCTGGCGCATCGGCATAAAACGACGGCCAAGGTCCTCAAAGAGCTGAACCCCGCGCTGCTGACCGAAAAGACGCCGCCGTATGCCTACGCTCTGAGGATTCCCGCTGCAATGCCGCTGAAAGAGGGGATAGGGACGCGGGAAAGCGCTGCTGTCGCCAGCTACGACTGGACGATGCGCCGGTGCCGCTTCACCTTCGGAGCGCCCTTCAGGGATATTGAGTAA